In the genome of Carnobacterium viridans, one region contains:
- a CDS encoding helix-turn-helix domain-containing protein: MTEMKIEHFLEKNEIREVTIFKQLVLNGGRLSYTDMLDYLSVARASLDKDLESISFRIRSLEDQVQVNYDGQFITLIMSDEFSLPQIHQLYLNQSIKVELIRFLFKHQEFSITQLTQKLMISDSSLFRKIKELNSYLKEFGIKIRNGQLHGEELQIRYFYFQFYSYIEDQESLVISHNDKQVTQMMQAMESSLHATIEPENKQRLNMWLLISKNRVASKEKKYTHLRKLMQPYLKDPLYQKIRMMVLRYFSRYSIEVDEEEAMLHFAFLLAFPILSEHDYHEYTLERDRRAPIATMDAYIVETIIIQYKFRRLPYMLERDMHYHLSHIHTKLYFFQGEMEIYDYEGMLAKEKQFTGRDLVTFAETLIAISTTKFGIKEVEDNSLLKLGLLKYISLLAIVTLKMTTILQVGIDLKMEAIFTETLNQLLILNMRHINGIHVEACQPGKVYDLILTNEQPAAKGDYGSARVYVLSEIMSSFDMKNIQTIVQQLTS, from the coding sequence ATGACGGAAATGAAGATTGAACACTTCTTGGAGAAAAATGAAATCAGAGAAGTCACGATTTTTAAACAACTCGTGCTGAACGGTGGGAGGCTCTCATATACGGATATGTTAGACTATCTATCTGTTGCTAGAGCTTCCCTTGATAAGGATTTGGAATCCATTTCTTTTCGAATTCGATCTCTTGAAGATCAAGTACAAGTTAATTATGACGGACAGTTCATTACCTTGATTATGAGTGATGAATTTTCTTTGCCGCAAATTCATCAGCTGTATTTGAATCAATCAATTAAAGTTGAATTGATACGATTTTTATTTAAGCATCAAGAGTTCTCGATTACTCAACTGACACAAAAATTGATGATCAGCGATTCGTCTTTATTTCGCAAAATCAAAGAGCTGAACAGCTACTTGAAAGAGTTTGGCATCAAAATTCGTAATGGACAGTTACACGGGGAAGAACTGCAGATTCGATATTTCTATTTTCAATTTTATAGCTATATCGAAGACCAAGAATCCCTTGTCATTTCGCATAACGATAAGCAAGTCACTCAAATGATGCAAGCTATGGAAAGCTCCTTGCACGCTACGATTGAACCAGAAAACAAACAGCGTCTCAATATGTGGCTGCTCATTAGTAAAAATCGTGTCGCTAGCAAAGAGAAGAAGTATACACATTTGCGCAAACTTATGCAGCCTTACTTAAAGGATCCACTGTACCAAAAAATTCGAATGATGGTTTTGCGCTACTTTAGTCGTTATTCGATTGAAGTCGATGAAGAGGAAGCTATGCTGCACTTTGCGTTTTTGCTAGCTTTTCCAATCCTGAGTGAACACGATTACCATGAGTACACGTTGGAGCGTGATCGCCGTGCACCTATTGCGACGATGGATGCGTACATTGTGGAAACCATTATTATCCAATATAAATTCCGCAGATTGCCTTACATGTTGGAACGTGACATGCATTACCATCTTTCGCATATTCACACAAAATTGTACTTCTTCCAAGGAGAGATGGAAATTTATGATTATGAGGGAATGTTGGCTAAAGAAAAACAATTTACCGGCAGAGACTTGGTTACATTTGCTGAGACATTGATTGCCATCAGTACAACTAAATTTGGCATCAAAGAAGTTGAAGACAATAGTTTGTTGAAGCTGGGGTTGCTGAAATACATTAGCTTACTGGCGATTGTTACGTTGAAGATGACCACCATTTTACAAGTGGGAATTGATCTGAAAATGGAAGCTATTTTTACGGAGACACTGAATCAGCTGCTTATACTGAATATGAGGCATATCAATGGCATCCATGTCGAAGCTTGTCAGCCGGGTAAGGTATATGATCTCATTCTGACTAATGAGCAACCAGCTGCTAAGGGGGATTACGGCAGTGCCAGAGTGTATGTCCTGTCTGAAATTATGTCTTCTTTCGACATGAAGAATATTCAAACAATCGTGCAACAGTTAACCTCCTGA
- a CDS encoding FAD-dependent oxidoreductase, which yields MKVVIIGASFAGVAAALEVRKKQSDAEIILLEKQSTLGYIPNGLHLYWENRIADLDAAYFITKEQLEKQNIQCCLEAAVEKIDTVQKTVNYLFHEQEASITYDKLIIATGSSQLSQKISGSDGENVLKYKRHSEAEEALAKVDASKSVTIIGAGQVGVEAADLLSKKEKKVTLIENMDYVLFKYFDKEMIQPLQRKMLEQGIDLRLNQTVSAIEAEADQTATVRFGNERVTSEAVILGVNVRPDLHFLDEHIKLHMDHTIAVDRYMRTSVEDVFAVGDCIQLAYGEEEETVYIPLVNNAVRTGIVAAANLNQPKMAFKGSLRTIGTFIFGYYIASTGMTEAESVFTGQKVKTYRQEVRLTSLPTSATVTIKWVYDATSHILLGAQMISTSDVLEKINTLALAIQTKQTLEDLQQKDYFFHPSFTQMISATNFVSWPEVRDDGNED from the coding sequence ATGAAAGTAGTGATTATAGGAGCTTCTTTTGCTGGGGTAGCAGCAGCTTTGGAAGTACGAAAAAAACAGTCTGATGCAGAAATTATTTTGCTGGAAAAGCAGTCTACTTTAGGTTACATTCCGAATGGGCTGCATTTATACTGGGAAAATAGAATTGCTGATTTAGATGCAGCTTACTTCATTACGAAAGAGCAATTGGAAAAGCAAAATATCCAGTGTTGCTTAGAAGCAGCTGTTGAAAAAATCGACACAGTTCAAAAAACAGTCAACTATCTGTTTCATGAGCAAGAAGCGTCGATCACTTATGATAAGTTAATTATTGCAACAGGTTCAAGCCAGTTGTCGCAAAAAATTAGTGGCAGCGATGGCGAGAATGTCTTGAAATACAAACGGCACTCTGAAGCAGAAGAGGCTTTAGCTAAAGTTGATGCTAGTAAAAGTGTAACGATTATTGGAGCTGGTCAAGTCGGAGTAGAAGCAGCCGATTTGTTAAGCAAAAAAGAGAAAAAAGTTACGTTGATTGAAAATATGGATTATGTATTATTCAAATATTTTGATAAAGAAATGATCCAGCCCTTGCAACGAAAAATGCTTGAACAAGGAATTGATTTGCGCTTGAATCAAACGGTCTCTGCGATTGAAGCTGAAGCGGATCAAACGGCAACGGTTCGATTTGGAAATGAAAGGGTTACGAGTGAGGCGGTTATTTTAGGCGTGAACGTGAGACCGGACTTGCACTTTTTAGATGAACATATCAAGCTTCATATGGACCATACGATTGCAGTTGATCGCTATATGCGTACATCGGTTGAAGATGTTTTTGCTGTGGGGGATTGTATACAGCTAGCTTATGGAGAAGAAGAAGAAACAGTGTATATTCCGCTTGTAAATAATGCAGTCCGGACAGGAATCGTGGCTGCTGCTAATCTTAACCAACCAAAAATGGCTTTCAAAGGCTCTTTGCGTACGATTGGGACCTTCATATTCGGGTATTATATTGCGAGTACCGGTATGACAGAAGCTGAGAGTGTATTTACGGGTCAAAAGGTGAAAACTTATCGTCAAGAAGTGCGATTAACGAGTCTACCAACTAGCGCTACTGTAACGATTAAATGGGTTTATGATGCAACAAGTCATATTTTACTTGGTGCGCAAATGATTTCAACTTCGGATGTTTTAGAAAAAATCAATACTTTGGCGTTAGCTATTCAAACGAAACAAACGTTGGAAGATTTGCAGCAAAAAGATTATTTCTTCCACCCCTCGTTTACCCAAATGATTTCGGCTACCAACTTTGTTTCGTGGCCAGAAGTGAGGGATGACGGAAATGAAGATTGA
- a CDS encoding HAD family hydrolase: MYNFIFDIDDTVYDQLKPFRQAFDKNFQRYSSIPITKIYLFSRKFSDALFDKTEKGEVKLEDMQSYRIIKAFEMFDIQITQEQAAKFQNDYQNFQKNIGLLEDIRKTLDYCKEQNVVLGIISNGPSEHQRSKIKQLNLEKWVPKQNIFISDELKIAKPDVRIFKYVQNNLNILPESTYYIGDSYENDMIGAKKAGWKAIWSNRRNHYQTDTSWKPDYVIQKDQSLLNIVQHILNDSHFS; encoded by the coding sequence ATGTATAATTTTATTTTTGATATAGATGATACTGTATACGATCAACTCAAGCCGTTCAGACAAGCATTTGATAAAAATTTCCAAAGATATTCAAGTATCCCTATAACTAAAATATATTTGTTTAGTCGGAAATTTAGTGATGCGTTATTTGATAAGACAGAAAAAGGAGAAGTAAAACTCGAGGATATGCAAAGTTATCGAATTATAAAAGCTTTCGAGATGTTTGATATACAGATAACACAAGAACAAGCTGCAAAATTTCAAAATGATTATCAAAATTTTCAAAAAAACATTGGATTACTCGAAGATATTAGAAAAACATTAGATTATTGTAAAGAACAAAATGTCGTATTAGGAATCATTTCAAATGGTCCATCTGAACATCAAAGATCAAAAATAAAACAATTAAATTTAGAAAAATGGGTTCCTAAACAAAATATTTTTATATCGGATGAATTAAAAATAGCTAAACCAGATGTTAGAATATTTAAATATGTACAAAACAATTTAAATATTCTCCCTGAGAGCACTTACTATATTGGAGATTCATATGAAAATGATATGATAGGGGCGAAGAAAGCAGGATGGAAAGCTATTTGGAGTAACCGAAGAAATCATTATCAAACCGACACAAGCTGGAAACCAGATTATGTGATTCAAAAAGATCAATCATTATTGAATATAGTACAACATATCCTGAATGATTCACACTTTTCATAA
- the tkt gene encoding transketolase: MFDKIDELAVNTIRTLSIEGIQKANSGHPGLPMGAAPMAYVLWSRHLKVNPKNAQWFDRDRFVLSAGHGSMLLYSILHLSGYDVSIEDLKQFRQWGSKTPGHPEVRHTEGVEATTGPLGQGIANSVGMAMSEVHLAATYNKQNHKVIDHYTYALCGDGDLMEGVSAEAASLAGHLKLGKLVVLYDSNDISLDGPTSKAFTENVGKRFEAYDWEYILVKDGNNLDEINQAIEKAKKNTKQPTLIEVKTVIGFGAPNAGTHKVHGAPLGVEGIAASKKAYSWKNEDFFVPDEVAIRFHQTIEKTGEKAEKEWKETLEWYRKEYVDLADQFETALSGKLPVDWDSELPTFDIMDKAAASRKTGGEILNIIAKKVPNLWGGSADLSSSNNTMINGEKDFRPDQYEGRNIWYGVREFAMAAIANGIYLHGGLKTYVGTFFVFTDYLRAAIRLAALSHLPVTYVFTHDSVAVGEDGPTHEPVEQLSSLRGMPNLSVIRPADGNEVVAAWELALNSSDHPTVLVLTRQDLPILPNTKEMARSSVLKGAYVISPQEGKRPEGILIATGSEVQLALKAQEELKKQGKDVSVVSMPSFDLFEKQDDEYKESVLPSDVRIRMSIEMGATFGWERYVGLDGFAYGIDCFGASAPGEKIIKNYGFTLNDIVSAFNKLL, translated from the coding sequence ATGTTTGATAAAATAGATGAACTAGCGGTTAATACAATTCGTACATTAAGTATTGAAGGGATTCAAAAAGCAAATTCTGGACATCCTGGACTGCCAATGGGAGCCGCTCCAATGGCTTATGTATTATGGTCAAGACATCTAAAAGTGAATCCGAAAAATGCACAATGGTTCGATCGCGATCGTTTTGTTTTATCAGCTGGTCATGGTTCTATGCTGCTATACAGCATATTGCATTTATCAGGCTATGATGTGTCTATAGAAGATTTGAAACAATTTCGTCAGTGGGGAAGCAAAACACCCGGACATCCAGAGGTGCGTCATACAGAGGGTGTAGAAGCTACGACAGGACCTCTAGGCCAAGGAATTGCAAATAGTGTTGGAATGGCAATGTCAGAAGTTCATTTAGCCGCAACCTACAATAAGCAAAATCATAAAGTTATCGACCATTATACATATGCTCTCTGTGGAGATGGGGACTTAATGGAAGGTGTTTCAGCTGAAGCAGCTAGTTTAGCTGGCCACTTGAAACTTGGTAAGTTAGTTGTTTTATATGATTCAAATGATATCTCATTAGATGGGCCAACCTCTAAAGCCTTTACAGAGAATGTAGGAAAACGTTTTGAAGCATACGATTGGGAATATATTTTAGTTAAAGACGGTAATAATTTAGATGAAATTAACCAAGCTATTGAAAAAGCAAAGAAAAATACAAAACAACCAACTTTGATTGAAGTGAAAACAGTCATTGGTTTTGGAGCTCCAAATGCGGGTACACATAAAGTTCATGGTGCACCTCTTGGTGTTGAAGGAATAGCAGCTTCTAAAAAAGCTTATAGTTGGAAAAATGAAGATTTCTTCGTTCCAGATGAGGTTGCTATACGATTCCACCAAACAATTGAGAAAACAGGTGAAAAAGCAGAAAAAGAATGGAAAGAGACGTTAGAGTGGTACCGTAAAGAGTATGTAGATTTAGCTGATCAATTTGAAACAGCTTTATCTGGAAAACTGCCAGTTGACTGGGACAGTGAATTACCAACTTTTGATATAATGGATAAAGCGGCTGCTTCTCGCAAAACAGGCGGTGAAATATTAAATATAATTGCTAAAAAAGTTCCAAACTTATGGGGTGGATCAGCTGACTTGTCATCTTCCAATAATACGATGATCAATGGAGAAAAAGATTTCCGACCTGATCAATATGAAGGACGGAACATTTGGTATGGTGTACGTGAATTTGCAATGGCAGCAATAGCAAACGGAATTTATTTGCACGGAGGATTGAAAACTTATGTGGGTACATTTTTTGTTTTCACAGACTACTTAAGGGCAGCTATCCGACTTGCAGCTCTCTCTCACTTACCTGTAACCTATGTATTTACACATGATTCGGTTGCAGTAGGAGAAGACGGTCCGACTCACGAACCAGTTGAACAATTGTCCAGCTTACGTGGAATGCCAAACTTATCAGTTATCCGTCCGGCTGATGGAAATGAAGTTGTTGCTGCATGGGAACTAGCATTGAATTCTAGTGATCATCCAACGGTTCTAGTTTTGACACGTCAAGATTTACCAATATTACCGAACACAAAAGAAATGGCACGTTCTTCTGTCTTAAAAGGAGCTTATGTAATATCTCCTCAAGAAGGTAAAAGGCCCGAAGGAATTTTAATTGCAACTGGATCAGAAGTTCAATTAGCTCTAAAAGCTCAAGAAGAATTGAAAAAACAAGGAAAAGACGTTTCTGTAGTTTCAATGCCAAGTTTTGATTTGTTTGAGAAACAAGATGATGAATACAAAGAAAGTGTACTGCCTTCGGACGTACGTATCAGAATGTCCATCGAAATGGGAGCGACATTTGGATGGGAACGTTATGTTGGCTTAGACGGTTTTGCTTATGGAATTGATTGTTTTGGAGCAAGTGCACCTGGAGAAAAAATCATTAAAAATTATGGATTTACTCTAAATGATATTGTGAGTGCCTTTAATAAACTTCTATAA
- a CDS encoding class II D-tagatose-bisphosphate aldolase non-catalytic subunit, translated as MEKLAIKKVVQGLLKLQETGESATLLGVGPMSKNCVQATLELSKEDNYPVMFIASRNQVDMDELGGGYVNGWNQTRFAKAVEDVAKEINYDNLYYLCRDHGGPWQRDKERNDHLAFEEAMDLGKKSYLADIEAGFDLLMIDPTKDPFEIGKVIPLDTVLDRTVELIEFCEVERKKRNLPEIGYEVGTEETNGGLTSTETYETFIQKLKIELEKRDLPMPTFIVGQTGTLVRKTEQAGKFNFKNAYSLAQMAKEYGVGLKEHNGDYLDDVSLLEHIPSAITATNIAPQYGTEETRAYLNLSDVEAKLVENGLIKKSSNTREKLLLHAIKSERWRKWMVGEQTKLTVDEIMNDENLSKDILDIAGHYTFNDEEVKHEINVMYKNLKEHNIDGQRYVIDHIKRPIRDYSECYNLKNATSRISNILK; from the coding sequence ATGGAAAAATTAGCAATTAAAAAAGTGGTACAAGGATTATTAAAATTACAAGAAACAGGAGAAAGTGCAACTTTACTTGGGGTAGGGCCAATGTCTAAGAACTGTGTACAAGCTACTTTAGAATTATCAAAAGAAGATAATTATCCGGTTATGTTTATTGCAAGTCGTAACCAAGTTGATATGGATGAACTAGGTGGGGGTTATGTAAACGGATGGAATCAGACTCGTTTTGCAAAAGCAGTAGAAGACGTAGCCAAAGAAATTAACTATGATAATTTGTACTACCTTTGTCGCGATCATGGTGGTCCATGGCAACGGGATAAAGAACGTAATGATCACTTAGCTTTTGAAGAAGCAATGGATTTAGGTAAAAAATCTTACTTGGCTGATATAGAAGCAGGTTTTGATCTTTTGATGATTGATCCTACTAAAGACCCATTTGAAATAGGTAAAGTCATTCCTCTTGATACGGTATTAGATAGAACAGTCGAATTAATTGAATTTTGTGAAGTAGAACGTAAAAAAAGAAATTTACCTGAAATAGGCTATGAAGTTGGTACTGAAGAAACCAACGGAGGGTTAACATCTACTGAAACGTATGAAACCTTTATCCAAAAATTGAAAATTGAACTAGAAAAACGAGATTTACCAATGCCAACATTTATTGTAGGGCAAACTGGAACATTAGTTAGAAAGACAGAACAAGCTGGTAAATTTAACTTTAAAAATGCCTACTCTTTAGCTCAAATGGCAAAAGAATATGGAGTTGGATTGAAAGAACATAATGGTGACTATTTAGATGATGTGTCATTATTAGAACACATTCCTTCAGCGATTACAGCAACCAATATTGCTCCACAATATGGTACTGAAGAGACAAGAGCCTATTTAAATCTTTCAGATGTAGAAGCAAAATTAGTGGAGAATGGTTTGATTAAAAAATCTTCAAACACGCGAGAAAAACTTTTGCTACATGCAATTAAAAGTGAACGTTGGAGAAAATGGATGGTTGGTGAACAAACAAAACTAACTGTAGATGAGATAATGAATGATGAAAATTTATCAAAAGATATTTTAGATATCGCTGGACATTATACTTTTAATGATGAAGAAGTGAAACACGAAATAAACGTAATGTATAAAAATTTAAAAGAACATAATATTGATGGGCAACGTTACGTAATTGATCATATTAAACGCCCTATTCGAGATTATTCAGAATGCTATAACCTTAAGAATGCTACATCAAGAATTAGTAATATTCTAAAATAA
- a CDS encoding PTS fructose transporter subunit IIC — protein sequence MAKKNNILKDLQKAFNTGVSYMLPAVVVGGVFLAVALSTGTATDTGLEITNPFMQNLNDLGVAGFAMMIPLLAGYIAYSLAGKPGIAPAMILGFVANNPIGESQVQTGFLGAMIMGVATGYLVKWCKTWKVPATIRTIMPILIVPIFTVFVLGIIYIYIIAVPIGAAMTWLISVLGNLQGANAILLGLLIGAMTAIDMGGPINKTATAFTLALMAEGIYSPNGAHRIAVAIPPLAMAISTFIDRKKYESEDRDLGFSALFMGLIGITEGAIPFAVKDIKRVLPAITIGSAIGGALGMINNVEALVPHGGLIILPVVNGKLWYVLSMFIGVFISVAILHFTKPNLVQDTVKEDTKKNQDVKLVK from the coding sequence ATGGCGAAGAAAAATAATATATTAAAGGATTTACAAAAAGCTTTTAATACAGGAGTTTCTTACATGTTGCCAGCAGTTGTTGTTGGAGGGGTTTTTTTAGCAGTCGCATTATCTACAGGTACAGCCACTGATACTGGTTTAGAGATAACAAATCCTTTCATGCAAAATTTAAATGACTTGGGAGTTGCGGGTTTTGCAATGATGATACCATTGTTGGCGGGTTACATTGCTTATTCTTTAGCTGGTAAACCAGGGATCGCACCAGCTATGATTTTAGGATTTGTTGCAAACAACCCAATTGGAGAATCACAAGTCCAAACTGGTTTTTTGGGAGCCATGATCATGGGGGTCGCTACTGGTTACCTTGTAAAATGGTGCAAAACATGGAAAGTTCCTGCAACAATTAGAACTATTATGCCAATTCTAATTGTGCCTATTTTTACAGTTTTTGTTCTAGGTATAATTTATATCTATATTATTGCGGTTCCAATCGGCGCAGCAATGACATGGTTAATTAGCGTTCTAGGTAATTTACAAGGTGCAAATGCTATTTTACTCGGATTACTTATTGGAGCGATGACTGCTATCGATATGGGTGGTCCAATCAATAAGACAGCAACTGCATTTACATTGGCTTTGATGGCTGAAGGTATCTATTCTCCAAATGGCGCACATAGAATTGCAGTAGCAATTCCGCCATTAGCTATGGCCATTTCTACATTCATCGATCGTAAAAAATATGAATCTGAAGATAGGGATTTAGGTTTCTCAGCATTATTTATGGGATTAATAGGCATTACTGAAGGTGCCATTCCATTTGCTGTAAAAGATATAAAACGAGTGTTGCCCGCAATAACGATAGGTAGTGCTATAGGTGGTGCACTAGGGATGATAAATAACGTGGAAGCTCTAGTTCCTCATGGAGGATTAATCATTCTGCCAGTAGTTAACGGGAAATTATGGTATGTACTTTCAATGTTTATAGGTGTGTTCATTTCAGTAGCAATATTACACTTTACTAAGCCAAATCTTGTTCAAGATACCGTTAAAGAAGATACTAAAAAAAATCAAGATGTAAAGTTAGTTAAATAA
- a CDS encoding PTS fructose transporter subunit IIB — MKIVAVTACPTGVAHTYMAQEAIERECKKRGYEYQVETQGGMGIDNELDQETIDEADVVILAVGIGIDGEERFDEKLSEGKVLQIDPGEAIKHPSETLDKAETL; from the coding sequence ATGAAAATTGTCGCAGTTACAGCGTGCCCAACAGGTGTAGCACATACTTATATGGCACAGGAAGCAATAGAAAGAGAATGTAAAAAAAGAGGATATGAATACCAAGTAGAAACTCAAGGTGGTATGGGAATCGATAATGAGTTAGATCAAGAGACCATTGATGAAGCCGATGTAGTAATTTTAGCTGTAGGAATTGGTATTGATGGAGAAGAAAGATTTGATGAAAAACTTAGTGAAGGAAAAGTGCTTCAAATTGATCCAGGTGAAGCAATAAAACACCCATCAGAGACCCTTGATAAAGCAGAAACATTATAA
- a CDS encoding PTS sugar transporter subunit IIA codes for MNDISGDVIRKEMIFLQSKLTKKEDILEFLVDKSKENDLITKKAPFFEAIMNREAEVPTAIGYKIAIPHGKSSVVNTPFISFLQTESEFLWTEDYEESVKLVFLIGVPAENSNNIHLKFISQLSKKLLDDTFREKLIQVKNQNEAYEILSSI; via the coding sequence ATGAATGATATCTCAGGAGATGTTATTAGAAAAGAAATGATTTTTCTACAGAGTAAATTAACAAAAAAAGAAGATATTTTAGAGTTTTTAGTAGATAAGTCCAAGGAGAATGACTTAATAACTAAGAAAGCACCATTTTTTGAAGCTATTATGAATAGAGAAGCTGAAGTCCCAACTGCTATAGGCTATAAAATAGCTATTCCTCATGGGAAAAGTTCAGTTGTTAATACTCCTTTTATTAGCTTTTTACAAACTGAAAGCGAATTCTTGTGGACAGAAGACTATGAGGAATCAGTAAAGTTAGTTTTTCTTATTGGTGTACCAGCCGAAAATAGCAATAATATCCACTTAAAGTTTATTTCTCAATTAAGTAAAAAATTATTAGATGATACTTTTAGAGAAAAGTTAATTCAAGTTAAAAATCAAAATGAAGCATATGAAATTCTAAGCTCTATATAA
- a CDS encoding BglG family transcription antiterminator, which produces MSINLNKRQKELVDFLLRQNGYEIVKTYADKLGVSERTIHSDIKLIEKHFMQRNIRIEKKPGVGIRAIKEKEKLTIVTENEGIDFSTWGRRKKIMALLLFNQSFLTFNELSELFMVSKTSIKKDFDFIIKKLSNGNSLILKSDAYGTRLSGNEENFQKGYLEFNRYLFGENSFSFEDDELQKINLLIPYYGENVVKVCSRVLYDYVKEETTVIAEHYIFNILNVMIILVYRLSIKKQLNSRNKLNKKQEKDATFVRIADYILGKISLRLNIDYEDSDVEYFSKHLISNRFEPFPIEETHLSVVQEIISKVSKSLNVNFIEDKELEKQLKNHIPPMIYRLKQGIKIENPFISQIRNDFCLTFNTIWVIMSEYEDKLNITFNDDEIGFLTIYFQATIEQAKLNKKILVVCQMGVATSELLINRVKNIFPSFDTLEAASKAEIEFIDLSNVDFIISTVQLNIPDKKVVLVSPFLNSQDIKNISKLGANEKKIIEPSNNQIDELPYLNNYVNPEFVFFDVDFTNKEELIENIGEKLFSEKYIEKEFIDSMLSRESVGGTDLPTGAAIPHGNPKFVNKTVIAVIKNKNYFKWNDYPVKIIFYVCIAAKDSKEIKNILSDIYYLVESKEKLNQINRIKEKEEFFRMIGAENNE; this is translated from the coding sequence ATCAGCATTAATCTAAATAAGAGGCAAAAGGAATTAGTTGATTTTTTATTGAGACAGAACGGGTATGAAATTGTGAAGACTTATGCTGATAAGTTGGGTGTATCAGAAAGAACGATACACTCGGATATCAAATTAATTGAAAAACACTTTATGCAAAGAAATATCAGGATTGAGAAAAAACCAGGTGTTGGAATAAGAGCGATTAAAGAAAAAGAAAAACTAACTATAGTTACAGAAAATGAAGGTATTGATTTTTCTACTTGGGGTAGAAGAAAAAAAATAATGGCATTACTTTTATTTAATCAAAGTTTTTTAACATTTAATGAGTTATCAGAATTATTTATGGTAAGCAAAACATCTATAAAAAAAGATTTTGATTTTATCATAAAGAAACTTTCAAATGGAAACAGTTTAATTTTGAAGAGTGATGCTTACGGAACCAGGCTTAGTGGAAATGAAGAAAATTTTCAAAAAGGATATCTTGAATTTAACCGTTACCTATTTGGAGAGAATAGTTTTTCGTTTGAGGATGACGAACTACAAAAAATCAATTTACTAATTCCTTATTATGGAGAGAATGTGGTTAAAGTATGTTCGAGAGTCTTATATGATTATGTTAAAGAAGAAACAACAGTAATAGCTGAACATTATATTTTTAATATTTTAAATGTCATGATTATTTTAGTTTACAGATTATCAATTAAGAAGCAGTTGAATAGTCGTAATAAACTGAATAAAAAGCAAGAAAAAGATGCAACCTTTGTAAGGATTGCTGATTACATTCTTGGAAAAATATCTTTAAGACTGAACATTGATTATGAGGATTCAGATGTTGAATACTTTTCAAAACATCTTATCTCAAATAGATTCGAACCATTTCCGATTGAAGAAACTCATTTATCCGTTGTGCAAGAAATAATTTCTAAAGTATCGAAATCATTAAATGTAAATTTTATAGAAGATAAAGAACTAGAAAAACAGTTAAAAAATCATATACCACCAATGATTTATCGGCTTAAACAAGGAATAAAAATTGAAAATCCTTTTATATCGCAAATCAGAAACGATTTTTGTCTAACGTTTAATACTATTTGGGTCATAATGAGTGAATACGAAGACAAACTCAATATTACTTTTAATGATGATGAGATTGGATTTCTAACTATTTATTTCCAAGCAACGATTGAACAAGCTAAATTAAATAAAAAAATTCTTGTTGTTTGTCAAATGGGAGTAGCTACATCTGAATTACTTATCAACAGAGTGAAGAATATATTCCCTTCTTTTGATACTTTAGAAGCAGCTTCAAAGGCAGAAATAGAATTTATAGATTTAAGTAATGTAGATTTTATAATATCCACGGTTCAGCTTAATATTCCAGATAAAAAAGTTGTTTTGGTTTCTCCGTTCTTAAACAGTCAAGATATTAAGAATATCTCTAAACTTGGAGCAAATGAAAAAAAAATAATCGAACCATCAAATAATCAAATTGATGAATTACCCTATCTAAATAACTATGTGAATCCAGAATTTGTTTTTTTCGATGTTGATTTTACAAATAAGGAAGAGTTAATTGAGAATATTGGCGAAAAACTTTTTTCTGAAAAGTATATTGAAAAAGAATTTATAGACAGTATGCTATCAAGAGAATCAGTTGGAGGAACAGATTTGCCGACTGGAGCAGCAATTCCCCACGGCAACCCTAAGTTTGTAAATAAGACAGTAATCGCGGTTATTAAAAACAAAAATTATTTCAAATGGAATGATTATCCGGTGAAAATCATTTTTTATGTTTGTATTGCTGCAAAAGATTCTAAAGAGATAAAAAATATTTTATCAGATATTTATTATTTAGTAGAATCAAAAGAGAAATTAAATCAAATAAATAGGATAAAAGAGAAAGAAGAATTTTTTAGAATGATTGGAGCTGAAAATAATGAATGA